The window TGAGCAGGATCAGCCCCACCCAGTCCAGCGGCCCGGCGTCCGCCGGCTCTCCCCGCGGGACCAGCCGCAGACCGAGCCAGAGCGCGGCCACCCCCACCGGGATGTTCACCAGGAACAGCCACGGCCACGAGCCGACGTGCAGCAGGTACCCGCCGATCACCGGGCCGAGAGTCGGTGCGAGCGTCACCGCGATCCCGAGCGTGGCCATGACCCGGCCGAGGCGGTGCGGTCCGACCGCTCGGCCGAGGATGGTCTGCCCCGCCGGGATCAGCATCCCCGCGGCGAGCCCTTGCACCACCCGGAGCCCGATCAGCCATCCGGCGTCGGGGGCGAACGCACAGGCCGCGGACGCCAGGGTGAACGCCGCCAGGCAGCTCAGCCATAGGCGTCCGGCACCGACCCGCCGCGCCAGCCACGCGCAGAGCGGGAGCGAGGCTGCGAACGCGATCAGGTAGCCGGTGGCCACCCACTGGGCCGTGCCGAGCGTCGTTCCGAACTCCCGACCGATCGTGTCCAGCCCGACGTTGACGACCGACGCGTCCAGGCCGCTCAGGAACGCACCCGACGCGATCACGCCGGCCAGCCGCCAGACCCGTGCCGGGATCGGCGCGTCCGGCTGAGTCTCTGCGGTGACGTCCGCGACGCTCATCGCGCCACCTGGGCCACGGTCGGTACCCGCAGGCCCCGCAGCGCGGTGCCCCAGGCGAGCACCTGGCCGAGCATCGTCTCCAGCTGGGCCTCCGCGTGCTCGGGCGGGCGCGGGCGGCCGTCGGGGGTGAAGTCCGTGGACGCCGAGAGCAGCACGTGCGCCCGTACGTCGGCGACCTGCAGCTCCCCCATCACCAACCGCAGGTGTTCGACCGCGCGTGCACCGAAGGCGTCGGCGCCGTAGCCGACGAACCCGGCCGCCTTGTCCCGCCACTCGGCGTGCAGGTAGTCGAGCGCGTTCTTGAGCACCGCGGGGATCGACCGGTTGTACTCCGGAACCACGAAGACGTAGGCGTCGAACGAGTCGATCAGGGCGGACCAGGAGCGGGTGTGGGGCCGGCTGTAGCTCTCGAAGATGGCCGGCAGCGGCTCGTCCAGGAACGGCAGTGGGTGGTCGACGAGGTCCACCAGCGTGAACTCGGCTGGCAGCGGAGCCGCACGCTCCAGTACCCAGCGGGCGATCCCGCCCGACTTGCGGTCCGGCCGAGTGCTGCCGGCGATGACGGCGACTCGCAGAGCGTCGGATTCCATCGGGGTTCCTCCTCGGTGAATTTGTACAGTACTCGTTTTACTTTACAGAGTCCCCCGTCGTCTAGGCTTTCGGCATGAGCTCGCCGACCACCGCGCCGCTGGGACGGCTGCAACCCCAGAAGCGGGCTGCGATCGTCCGGGGCGCGCGCCTCGTGTTCGGCCGCGACGGGTACGCGCGGGCCAGCGTCGACGCGATCGCGACCGAGGCGTGCGTCTCGACCCGCACGCTCTACAAGCACTTCCGCGGTAAGGAACAGCTGTTCGCCTCGGTGCTGGAGGCCAGTGCCACGGAGGTCGCCGACGCGTTCGTCGAGCAGGTAGCCGCCGTTCCGTTCGCCGGATCGGCCGACGCGGTGCCCGCGGAGCTGACCGGGATCGCGCACGCGTTGGTCCGGCACACGGTTGACCACCCGGAGCACTTCGCGATGGTTCGCCAGATCGTCACGGAGTCGACCCACTTCCCCGCGCCGGTGCTCGCGGCGTGGCAGGAGGCCGGGCCGCTCCGGGTCGAAGCGGCGGTGGCCGGTCGGCTCCAGCGCCTCGCCGATCAGGGGCTGCTCGCCGCGCCCAGCATCCGGCGGGCAGTACTGCATTTCGTCGCGCTCGCTACGGCGGAGGCGAACCCGCGCGGTCTCCGTCCCGCCGGGCATTTGAGCGCCGACGAGACCGAGATCGCGGTCGCGGCCGCCGTCGAGGCGTTTCTCAACGGTTACGCGACGTAACTCAGATCGTTTTTCGCACCGCCGATGGAGACATCTAGGGATCCATCGGCCGGCTCGTCGTAGCCGGCCACTCCGACGCGGGGGCGACGAGATGACGCAAGCAGTGACGGCACCACGGCGCGGTGGCTTCGCGGGCCTCGGAGTCGGACCGAAGATCCTGGTCGCGGTGGCGGTTATGGCGCTGGTCGCGGTGGTGACCGGAGCGGTCGCCTGGTCCCGGCTGGGCGCGTTGGACGACAAGGTCCAGACCGTGAAGTCGACCAACATCTCGCGGCTCAACCACTTGGTGGACATGGAGAGCGCGATCGCCGCGATGTTCCGCGGCTTCTTCCTCT of the Cryptosporangium minutisporangium genome contains:
- a CDS encoding NAD(P)H-dependent oxidoreductase; this encodes MESDALRVAVIAGSTRPDRKSGGIARWVLERAAPLPAEFTLVDLVDHPLPFLDEPLPAIFESYSRPHTRSWSALIDSFDAYVFVVPEYNRSIPAVLKNALDYLHAEWRDKAAGFVGYGADAFGARAVEHLRLVMGELQVADVRAHVLLSASTDFTPDGRPRPPEHAEAQLETMLGQVLAWGTALRGLRVPTVAQVAR
- a CDS encoding TetR/AcrR family transcriptional regulator, with product MSSPTTAPLGRLQPQKRAAIVRGARLVFGRDGYARASVDAIATEACVSTRTLYKHFRGKEQLFASVLEASATEVADAFVEQVAAVPFAGSADAVPAELTGIAHALVRHTVDHPEHFAMVRQIVTESTHFPAPVLAAWQEAGPLRVEAAVAGRLQRLADQGLLAAPSIRRAVLHFVALATAEANPRGLRPAGHLSADETEIAVAAAVEAFLNGYAT